TGAATAAATCTCTAACCGGCTTAGACTTATCACCGGCATCTGCCCTGTTATACAGATCAATCCACTGCACACTCAGGATATTGAAGAATTTGTTATTTGGTGAATAATAAGGTGCATTTACATACTGAAACTCTTTTCTCACTTTTTCCAGCACATCCAATGCTTCTTTTTTCATGTTGTTCTTAATAAGGTCATCTGCTATCCCGAAATGTACGCTCTTCAGCGTATTTAAGATTCTGGCAGAATTTTCATCCACAAACATTTCCCGTTCACCCAATCCGCCATATTTAAATTTATGCATGACGAGATCATAATTTTTGGAGGTATTCATGGCAAAATACCCGCGTTGGTTTTCTTCAAAACGGCATGGAACCAAACGCAGTATCTCCCCTTCCTGAATGAGGTATTTACTTAACCCGTTATAATATGTTTCTTCTACCGTATTGGCGAAACAGATAGGACGGCTCCAGTCGGCGGCGGCAACCATCGACAATACAGCCAAATCGTATTTTATAACCCTTGTTTTTCCCAAATCCCACACAATTTCATCCACTACTTTATCTTTGAACTTCTCCGGAATCAGATTATATTTTTCAACTGCCGCCCTGTCCACTTTCAGCTTTAATTTGGTGGTAGGCAGGAAATTGACGCTTTCACCTCTCTGTGTCTGCGCCTTGAACTGAGGATCGTCACTCAGCACAAATGTCATGATATTCTTAATATCATAAAACTGATTAGGGTCGGCAAAGCCGGATTGATCATTATACTGAATGACGTCTCTCGTATTGCCCCTGTACTTGTCCTCTGTAAAATCTTTATGAAAAGGTACAGGGCCGGACTTGTTGGCAGCACGATGCAGAAAATCAATATACCAGTCTACCCCAAGTAAACTCAGGTTCACAATCCGTACATCTGTCCTGATTCCTTCTACCTCCTGTGCATACCACAGCGGATAGGTGTCGTTATCGCCCTGCGTAAACAAGATGGCATTCGGCGGGCAGCTTACCAGATAATCCGTAGCAAAATCGCGTGCCATGTATCGTCCATGCCGGTTATGGTCATCCCATCCTTGTCTTGCCATCAAATACGGAACAAAAAGAAACAGGATACTCGTCGCTAATGCAATTGGCATACCGGGCACTTTTTTGCTTTTCAGGAAATCGAATACCGCTGCAACTGCCAATCCTATATAAATACAGAATGCAAAGAAGGAACCCACCAGTGCATAATCCCGTTCACGGGGCTCCCGAGGCGGCTGGTTGGTATAGACAATCAATGCTATCCCCATTACGACAAACAGAAACCCAAAAATGATAAAGTAGTCGTTGCTTTTTCTATACATATACACCAATCCAATAATACCGAGCAGGAGCGGCAGCAGATAGAAATAATTCCTTGCTTTCTGATTCAGTATTTGCTGAGGTAATCCTTCCTGGCTGCCCAGGTGCATATTATCAATAAATCCGATACCGGTTAACCAGTCTCCGTTCATTTTCTCATTTCCCGGCGTACCCTGATAATCGTCCTGTCTTCCGGCAAAATTCCACATAAAATAACGCCAGTACAAATAGCGCATCTGGTAATGAAAGAAATATTTCAGGTTATCACCAAATGTAGGCTTGCCCTGAAAACCCGTCCAGTACTGATACAATGCGGATGCGCTTTCACCATCGTTGGTAGGTCCCATACGCGGGAAGAACATTTCATCTTCTGGATTATAGGTATAGGCGATTTTCTCCCCTTTTACCTCGTATTTTTTTGTCTTTTTATCCTGATAGTAGTCTTTACCGGTGGTTTCATAGCCGGTAGGCTGCGCATCAAACAACGGGCCTTTTATCAGGGCACGAGAACCATATTGTTCACGGTTCAGATACGATAACAAACTGAATGCATCTTTCGGGTTGTTCATATTGATAGGCGGATTAGCCGCCGCACGTATCGGAACCATCACATAGGAAGAGAAGCCGATAAAAATCACCAGAAAGCATACCACAAATAACTGCAAATCGGCATGCCGGATCTTATGAGCGTAATAAATCAGGAATATAAATGCAGCAAACAGCAACACCCAGAAGAAAATAAAGCCGATATTGAACGGTAATCCGATGCCATTCACGAAGAAATATTCCACGGCACCCGCCATCTTAATGGCAATCTGTATAACGCCGATCTGTACCATACCCAATAAAATAAAGCCAATCATGAAGGCGATGATAAAACCGAGCTTGGTATGCTTAAATTTCTTAAAATAGTAAACGATAACGGCAACCGGTATCACCAGTAAGGATAGTAAGTGCACACCGATTGAAACACCTATCATGAATGCTCCGAAAACCAGCCAGCGATTGCCATGCGGTTCATCCGCCTCTTCATTCCATTTCATAACCGCCCACAATACGATAGAGATGAAAAACAAGGAGGATGCATACACCTCTCCTTCTACTGCAGAAAACCACATCGTATCTGAAAATGATGCAGCCAATGCACCAACGGCACCGGCACCCATGATGGCTGTGGTAGTATCCAGCCCTATTTGCTCTCCCTTTTTTACCAATAATTCTTTGGCGACTAATGTAATGGTCCAAAACAGGAACAGCACGGCTCCGGCGGTCATCAATCCGGACAGAAAATTCACCATTAATGCCGGATTAGACGGGTTAAAAAGGGTAAAGATCCTTCCTAAAATCATAAAAAATGGAGCTCCCGGAGGGTGCGCTACCTGCAATTTATAGACACAGGATATAAATTCCCCGCAATCCCATAAACTTCCTGCTGATTCTAAAGTGGACGTGTACTGCCAAAGTGAAATTGCAAAAACTATAAACCCTGTTATGGTATTTATTAGTTTGTATTGTTTAGTCATTCATCTCGATTTTGGTCAAAAATAAAAAAAATAAGCCGTTATTGGGCTTTCACAGGATGTGAATAAATGCAAATGTTAATAAAAGAGGCTGGAAATTGTCTGTAAATCAATGATTTCCTTTTACTATCCCTTTACATCTCTTTACTTTACAGGAACCCGAAGATTACTCCACACAGATTATATCCTAAGCGATGCGCGATAAGCTGGTTTTTAACTGCGATTTATCAAAAAAGCATTCAGCTGTTGATTCTGTGATTCTTCCGGATAAAACATCAGGTCCTTTTCTGCACAAAAGATCCGGATTTATCCTTAATAAAGTTTTTTTAAAGAAGCAGAACCCAATATAGTTTCGTTTTTTATGAAATAATCTTAACTTTGCAATCCGAAATTGGCTTATGGTGTAACTGGCAACACGTCTGATTTTGGTTCAGAAGAGTTCAGGTTCGACCCCTGATAAGCCAACGGAGTCCTGCAGCAATGCGGGACTTTTTATTTTTACAATACCCCGGAAATCAGGCAGTTTTCTCAAACACGTAAATCAAACTGGAGTAGTTGCCATCCTTTTTAGCTGCCTGATTGCTCTTAAACCCGAAAAAAACTGCCTTGAAATACGCTAAAAACCTGTTGGTTCCTTTATGCCATTCACTTCGCATGGAAACATAATAGGCGTCCAGCAACAACGGATATTGCTGCAAAAAACGAAACTGATGCTGACCCACTATCTGCCGGATGTTTTTCGGCGAATAATGATAGATATGCCGGGGTACGTCTATGGCATCCCAGTACCGTCCGTATTTTTTCGCATCATAACTTTCGATATTGGGAACCGCAATAATTAATTTCCCGTTCGGTTTTAGCCATTGGTTGAAATAATCAATCTGCAGATGAAGTTCATGTATATGCTCCAAAACGTGCCAGAGTGTAATGACATCAAACTTTCCCTTTTCAATCGTTTCAGACTGTTCTATGGAATACGTATCCACCTTATTGATATTCTTCGCCACTTCACGCGCCTGCGCTTCCGGCTCCACTCCCTCGGCAACGATTTGCTGCTGTTTGACATATCCCAGAAAATCGCCGGTTCCGCAACCAAAATCCAGTAAAGAGAATCCATCCCTTTTACCGACAATATCCTGTATCAGTCTTAATTTTTTACCTTTCATGTAATTACGTGCCAAACGATAGACACTTTCCACCAGACCTCTCTTATGGCTGGTGTGCGAGATATAGGTATCATAGCTGTAATACTTTCCTATTTCCTCAACATCCGGGCGAGGATTGGTGAAAATAAATCCGCAGGATGTACACTGTACAATATTGAAGAACTCCGTAGAGTAATTATCTTTTGCTTCCAGATAAGGCTTGAAATCTTTACCTCCGCAACATAAACATATTTCGAGTGTTTCCATAAATTAATTAATCGTTTAGCAGTAATCTCTTTTTGCTCTTTCCTTATTCCTTTTAACTTTCTTACGTGTTTCTGGATTTTTTAATGGCTTTCACCACTATCGGCGGCAACAAATCATTGGCCAGGTTGACCATAGAATTAAACACTTTCATCTTTCCGGAGTCCTGTCCATCCCTGGTGGCAAAAGTGGTGGTAATACGTGCCTTGTCCCCCACGTTCACTTCCCCTTCCGGCCGGCCATTGGTATAGTAATATAATGCAATGGAACGACGGCTTCTGTCAGGCGGACAATTCAATGGATCCGGCAGTCCGTGCCAGGAAAAGTCCGTCGTAGAGAACATGGCCAGCCGGTTGAACGACGGCATGATTTTCTTCACACATTTGCTCATATCCCGTTCCCACAGTTCAAAATGCCCGCCGTATTCTTCTTTCCAGTCTTCATTCAGATAGACCAGGATATTCAGCCGTCTGTCCAGCTTCGTCAGTTTATGTTTATGGAAATCCACGTGCATTTTCAAATAACCGCCGGGTTTAATCTCATGAAAACCGCCGCCTTCAAAATACGGATCCGGAATCAGGGTTTCCTTGATGCCGGTGAGGTTCTGCAAAAACTCCAGGAACGGCTGAGAGTTGAGAAAATGCACAAATGCTTTTGTCGTAGGTCCAAACCGGTACTCGCCTTTGGTGGCCAGTTTCAGTTCATTCGGATTTTCATATTTGATATCCTCTTTCGTTTTTCCGATTTCCGGAAATTCTTTAATGATTTCCCGCAGCATATCCGGGTTGAACAAATCATCAAAATAACCGCTCGGAAAGGGGGTTGCATTAATATATGCTTCGTGATTTTTCTTTCCAAATTCCAGCAAATCCGGAATGCTTCTGTTATTCAAAAATTCCATTGAATCGTATTGT
The genomic region above belongs to Sphingobacteriales bacterium and contains:
- a CDS encoding DUF2723 domain-containing protein, whose translation is MTKQYKLINTITGFIVFAISLWQYTSTLESAGSLWDCGEFISCVYKLQVAHPPGAPFFMILGRIFTLFNPSNPALMVNFLSGLMTAGAVLFLFWTITLVAKELLVKKGEQIGLDTTTAIMGAGAVGALAASFSDTMWFSAVEGEVYASSLFFISIVLWAVMKWNEEADEPHGNRWLVFGAFMIGVSIGVHLLSLLVIPVAVIVYYFKKFKHTKLGFIIAFMIGFILLGMVQIGVIQIAIKMAGAVEYFFVNGIGLPFNIGFIFFWVLLFAAFIFLIYYAHKIRHADLQLFVVCFLVIFIGFSSYVMVPIRAAANPPINMNNPKDAFSLLSYLNREQYGSRALIKGPLFDAQPTGYETTGKDYYQDKKTKKYEVKGEKIAYTYNPEDEMFFPRMGPTNDGESASALYQYWTGFQGKPTFGDNLKYFFHYQMRYLYWRYFMWNFAGRQDDYQGTPGNEKMNGDWLTGIGFIDNMHLGSQEGLPQQILNQKARNYFYLLPLLLGIIGLVYMYRKSNDYFIIFGFLFVVMGIALIVYTNQPPREPRERDYALVGSFFAFCIYIGLAVAAVFDFLKSKKVPGMPIALATSILFLFVPYLMARQGWDDHNRHGRYMARDFATDYLVSCPPNAILFTQGDNDTYPLWYAQEVEGIRTDVRIVNLSLLGVDWYIDFLHRAANKSGPVPFHKDFTEDKYRGNTRDVIQYNDQSGFADPNQFYDIKNIMTFVLSDDPQFKAQTQRGESVNFLPTTKLKLKVDRAAVEKYNLIPEKFKDKVVDEIVWDLGKTRVIKYDLAVLSMVAAADWSRPICFANTVEETYYNGLSKYLIQEGEILRLVPCRFEENQRGYFAMNTSKNYDLVMHKFKYGGLGEREMFVDENSARILNTLKSVHFGIADDLIKNNMKKEALDVLEKVRKEFQYVNAPYYSPNNKFFNILSVQWIDLYNRADAGDKSKPVRDLFIKDLKDCLRFYNLPNNDFAALYGNDKKSAEDLVKRMDMLAVLYKDAAFKKELYAAFPGLVQTAEIDPAQQVPMQVFR
- a CDS encoding class I SAM-dependent methyltransferase gives rise to the protein METLEICLCCGGKDFKPYLEAKDNYSTEFFNIVQCTSCGFIFTNPRPDVEEIGKYYSYDTYISHTSHKRGLVESVYRLARNYMKGKKLRLIQDIVGKRDGFSLLDFGCGTGDFLGYVKQQQIVAEGVEPEAQAREVAKNINKVDTYSIEQSETIEKGKFDVITLWHVLEHIHELHLQIDYFNQWLKPNGKLIIAVPNIESYDAKKYGRYWDAIDVPRHIYHYSPKNIRQIVGQHQFRFLQQYPLLLDAYYVSMRSEWHKGTNRFLAYFKAVFFGFKSNQAAKKDGNYSSLIYVFEKTA
- a CDS encoding 2OG-Fe(II) oxygenase, whose amino-acid sequence is MHFLNSQPFLEFLQNLTGIKETLIPDPYFEGGGFHEIKPGGYLKMHVDFHKHKLTKLDRRLNILVYLNEDWKEEYGGHFELWERDMSKCVKKIMPSFNRLAMFSTTDFSWHGLPDPLNCPPDRSRRSIALYYYTNGRPEGEVNVGDKARITTTFATRDGQDSGKMKVFNSMVNLANDLLPPIVVKAIKKSRNT